The Anguilla rostrata isolate EN2019 chromosome 1, ASM1855537v3, whole genome shotgun sequence nucleotide sequence caaaacaacaaaaaatgtttcaccGTCCAAATACTTAGGAACTGTCTGcgctatgcacacacacacacacaaacacacacacagacaggtgacacattaaagtaaaaaccaacataaagtgtcttagtaaggtgttgggccaccacaagccaccagaacagtTTCAATGCGCCACAGTATAGAtcctacaagtctctggaactctactggagggatggaacacctttcttccaaaagatattccctcactTGGTGTTTTGAttatggtggtggagagcactaTCTGACACATCGGTCCACATTCCCCTATAGTTGTTCAATTAGGTTGAGacctggtgactgtgaaggccatagcatatgattcacatcattttcacaatcctcaaaccattcagtgacccctcatgcccagtggatgggggcattgtcatcctggaaaagACCACTCCTATTcagatagaaatgtttcataataggataaaggtgatcactcagactCACTGTTTGACATGCTCTGTCACCCGAGGAAGCATTGCTTTCAGGTTTTACCTAACAGATCACACTAATGCTCATGCATCACAGTCATCGAATGTGTGCTTTTGACCAtgatttctgaccctatttactgatacCTTCCCGATAGAACTAAATGCAGATATTTCTCCAGTCACTGTTCTATTGAAACGCTAGCCAGTtcagcagtctttgtgactgaagctcctggcactcgtgccccaataatgaaccctctttcacagtcacttagatcttttcctcttgccaccttgatccaaaatcaaggtcaactgggcctgggCCATACATACCACAGAGCATGACAGGATGtgaattgcttaattgtatcatgcagtacaccggTATGGAAGCATCTTCATTTGTTATGTTgttccactcatttattcagatttttcctttaatCTGTCACCTgttctgtttatatatatatatgtgtgtgtgtgtgagagagagagagagagagagagagagagagagagagaatctatGCTCTAAAATTCTATATTACAAAAATCATATTCGCAAAAATAACAGCATGATAAGTGTTGAAGGACTGCTGTGGTCTGTCATCGACTGATACCACATAGAACACTAACATGAACTTCTCAGCAAGCGTTCGGGTGCGAATTTCATCGCCAAAGCCAGGCATTTCATGCTGTTTTTAGTAGCTTTCTCTAAATTGATAGGAAAGCCAAAAGCGTGTACTAAGACGCATCTATAGATATCATCCAAGAAtaactgaaacactgaaaatctTTAAAATGGCATTATATGTACTTTTTAAACGTGTGCTTATTCGTAGCCTAAttgtgatctttaaaaaaataattatgttgaCTAACTACAGTAGAATGACTGCATGAACACTACactttgtttttccattgtgCGTATTTCATCCCAAAATACAGTTTTAGAGCTTTGCACGCTGTAATAACAAAACCGTCAGATGGGCTCGCGAAAAAATATCTTCCATGCTAGGACTCAGAATGTAACTTTTGCGCCATTTTCCTGTTGTAATATGGTTTTCTTGTAACGATAAACTGGTATGTCCTATGTCCAAAATAACAAGAGGGCGGCAGGTTCATCATTTCAGAGTTAAACTATATTCACTTAAACAACAACAGGCTACAGGCGTATTGATATGCTCTTAAATTACGCATATAGCGTGGCCAGGTCGATAAAAGGCCTTTGTGCCTTTGTGCATCTCCTTTATTCATTAGTCGCAAAGAAAATATCTGTTCTAGACAAATCACACATTATCACAATagcaatattatttaaatatcacACGCATAACGAGCTTCAGCTTGGCACAGTAGTCTAATCAATTTGGACAACGACGCAAGGGAGAAAAACCACTACCAAGAAGTGCCAGTTCTTTATTTGAACAGGTTAGTGATCTGAATACATTGGTGCATttgaatgataaaaaagaaaaatatgctaTCACAAACGCCACAGGACATTTAAGCATGCCTAGGCAGCTGTATAGCCAAATATTAATTGTAACCAcgaatgataaatatatttttctcgGAGAAACATTTTGACCACCGCGTTTGGTGCACTGATTGGTACAGTATCATATGATAAATGTCTCGAGGTTAAAGACTGCTGGAAGGTGACTTGTATTGGCGCGCACTGGTTCAACAAGCTCCGCAATCAGACTCTAATACGCGAAGCAACTGGTTCAGATTAGGCGCAGGAAATCCTCTGTGCACTCTGTTCAAAACAATTTACCCTGACACAAGGAGGAGCTCCAAATAGTCCAAATAGTCTTTCACCCCAACATAAAAAGTAGCAACACACGAAGcagaatgttttctttgcaCGATTATTCGTTTATCGATAATTATGAACATCAGTCTATATCTTTTGGACAGATTAAGCTATACCATCATAAGTATTTACCAATTGAAGTTCTTGGCCAAGAACACAAATGCTGTTCCAACAtcggcaataataataataaaaataataataataattgcctGCTAgaattagtagtagtagtagtagtagcaatagtggtcgtagcagcagcagcaacaacagcagttgtcgtaaaaagtaaaaaacagaagagatgTTCTAGACCCGTTCATGACCCGTCTATAAATCATGTCATTTGTCAGTGTGTTAAAAGTAGGCTACTCGTTATTAATTCAAAATTATGCACCAATGTTTTCCACAGGTTTTTTTCCTATGGCGTTTTTCCCactaatgttaaaaaatatgcaaaattcAAGCTAATATATGAAGACAAATAGGCTTGTTGAATTCAAATAGTACAGTGCTTACTATCGTTTTAAAGCAGACCAAATCAATCCGACGTATTTCCTTGCAAAATTATTGTTTGTATGTCCAAATGGTTTTAACATACTCCCCGCGTagttcataaatctgaattgcacaaatgaaatgcaatatttcGCGAATAGCCCAATATCTGCGCTGTCTGTTGAAACAAAGTAATGAATGAGCCGAAGTGAGCGCGCCTCCTGCAGATGGTGTCATTTCTCTATGGCCCAGAACCGACAGAACAAACACTGAAAGAGCACAAAGTAAACAGGGAAGCATAGACCTAATGATCCACAGCGCTCACAAAGGACGGAGCGTTGTCCCGCTCTCTCTCATGAGAGAGAACCAGGCTTGGCCATGGGCAAAACGCGACTGACAGTTTAAATAGCACTTAACTTTGTTAAGCTGAATTGTCTATTTGTTTTAAGCGTGTcgtgaataaataatgaaataattattattttgttgacGAGAGGCTGCTAGGCTGTTGTCATTTCAAACGTCACATGCTGGGTCGTGACTATAACTGTTTTTATTGCGAATTATTTTAGGCCATGTCGCTCTTAACAGAGTTGAACCCTGAGCGTTAAACTTGACCACGGCCCAGAAATTAGACTACTCTAACGCCCTTTGGGAAAATAGCATCATAAGGACCAATCACGGAAAAAAACTTGCATCCGTTTTACTGACGCatgatatttttatgtttcatgaGATGTAAACAAATATGATGCTATATTAAAAACGATTATCTTTGTCctaatgtatatatttgttgGAGTTTACTAAATttcttaaaatttaatttgctttcgcagttttcattttaactgcatttgttataggctatttttaatttagcactATGTGCTACTTACTATAAAGTCCAGAGAATCAACCCATATTGGATTAtagtcatttttatacattattttccaaaatatctCATCGCGTATTGTATTGCTGTTTTTAAGAAAAGGCCGCAGtataaacacatatttacaaaacaataaCCAGTTTCCTATCTCACGTTTTAAACGTATAttcaaaaatgttcaattcCATTCCACGTGTATTATCCCTAAAGTGACAAGGTATCAATAAAATGcgttaaaattatatttgtatcaaTCAATCGATCGCGCTTAGCTTATTATAAATAATAGCTAGCGATGTTTTTTGGTGATCGTGCCCTTGCCTGAGATTTGTGCATACAATAGGCTACAAAtaacacacaccaaacaaacCCTTCGCCTTTCGTCATGTTTATTGGAAACTAGCTGAAGCCGATACACTAATCTTgtgaagaaaatgtgaaattgtgggTTGTGGGGACGGTACCTCTATCCCAGTTTCCATAGCAAAGGTTtcctaaaaaaaatttcaactctgaacaaaaacaaaaaagtattcaTAAATTAAGCAAAATGGCAAACCCAGCCAAGTGTTCCGTTGTGTTTAGAGTTCATGAGAACCATGAAAGCGTTGCCTTAAATGGGAGCTACAGTTTATACTATGGGACAGGAAGGGAAACACATCCCGAGTCCGGACAAGAGCCTTTATCAAAACTGTGTTTTGCGGGAACCATTTGACCAATTTAACGACTTGACAAACGTCAGTCAATTTATTAAGTACCACGGTTTGCTACTATTTCACATCAGAAAACTCAGGGATGTtagaatttttatatttatataatatatattttatatacattgAAAGTGTCGGATCTCAGTCTCTgtcttacattaaaaaaataaaaatgaaataaaatcttaaGTGTTTAGGAACCGAGATCCACAAGGCTAGAAGTTAACGGTCCCAACAACGAATCTTGGAGCTGGTGCGGGTGTCCTTGGATGCTGTGTACCGACTGTGTGGCGCTGAGGCCTGCCAGAGGGTAAGAAGAGCCGCCGGGGTGAGTCATGTTTCCTTGCAGAAGAAGCACGGAGTTCTGGTCGGGGCTTTGCGGTGGAGAGAACTCGTCATCCGAACTGGACATCAGGGACTTGCCGCCATCGAGAGGAGACAGTTGATTCTGTTTGTTGTTGCCGGAATTGTTGTTTTCGCTGTTTTCTctgtaagtaagtaaataataataataaaaaataacccacatttaattaaaacgtTTATGAACGTTGTCAATGAAATGTATCTATGCGAGATTACCGATTAATAATTGCAGTTTCTGAATGAGGCTGCACATGTGGTAGccttcattataaaataatacacatgATAAAATCTAGGCCTTGCCTGTTCAGTTCTCAAACTTGTGAACTGTGTACAATAATAGATAAACACTGACAGGTCTTCGTTACAAAGGCCTGTAATATATTGTTGGATTTGCATATGTTATCCGTCTGTATCTGTGCATAATAAGGGTTTGCAGAAATCATATACTGgtcaatcattgttttcaattttattttaaaattctcagATGCAAATGCAATCTGGTTGCCGAGTCGATTGATCTGTATAACTCCCTTATTTGCCGCTTCGCTGTCAGTTGcaatttttttgtctgtttaatgTTGTCAGGGGACGGCTATTTAAACACATATGGGACctcgttttcatttttaaaataaagtattccTTCGTCTTCTTGACATGGTAATAAAATAGGAATGTTTTAGATGCGTAGGGCCACAAACATGTCCAGTGTAACTTTAATTAATGGCTGGACACGTGCATTCTCATTTACCGtagacaaaatgaataaatctgttCGAGAGACCGTAGTCTATTTCCAGTTTTAAACAATTGCCCAACAGATCATTAAGGTTGTAATgcatttattggtttattattGCAATATCGTCGAAgatagattttattttctctataAGAAGATGTCTGTGAGATTATATTTCAAGGATGTAATTATTTCGACATTTTAaaggactttttaaaattaatacaaTTTGGTTCAAAACAATTAATGAAATTTTGTTCACCACATTGATTtcttgtatgtatatatacccTTTTAAAAGCTTCAAAATGCATCAGCTTACTTGGATAGTCGTCGTAAAAACTATTTATCTAAATGTACTCCACACAGCAAaagttgtgttcagtgttgtatACCTCTAATAGAGTAAATCTTACTCTGACATTTGAGCCCATGTGGATTCATATAAATTACGTATTTTCAACACTACAATATATTGCATGTTAACTATTTTAATATAGTCAATATTGTTCTGTTCGTGGTTCCTATATAGATACAATGTATAAGAAtctttatatatacatacaaccttatttcatattttacaacGGAACATTCGTCGTGAGTCAACGTATTGTCAAACGTATTGTATCGTTTTATGGAAAGGCTACGTGATCaggaaaatattattgtaaaacGACACTTTTAAGCGCCATGTTATTATATACAGTTCGACATGCAAATGAAATTTCTTCGACTGCCTGTATTTTTCGAAAAGTAGTAATAAAAGGAATACCTTTCTTTGGCTTCGGCAGCTCGGtctctctgtcttctgtttttaaacCAGTTACTGACTTGCGTGGTGGTCAGTCCGGTGGCCTCCGCCAGTTCTCTTTTCTCCCTGGGGGAAGGATAAGGGTTATGGGTGTACCACTCCCTTAGAACTCCCCTTGACTTCTCCTTAAAACAGTAACTAGTCTCCTCGCCGTCCCAGATCGTGCGGGGCAGAGGAAATTTCCTCCGGACTCTGTATTTCCCCACCGCGCCGAGTGGTCTTCCCCTCAGTTTCTCAGCCTCCACGTAGTGCGCCTTGAGCCACAGTTGCTGGAGCTTCGGGTGATTGTGCGGGGAGAACTGGTGGCTCTCGAGGATCTTGTAGAGTTCTCTGAAGTTCCCTCGGTGGAAAGCCACCACCGCCTTAGCTTTCAGCACGCTTTCATTCTTGTGGAGGTGGTCGCAGGCTGGAAGAGACCACAGAAAGCGGCCCAGCCGTTCTAGATTTCCCCCTTGTTGCAGCACCTCGCATACGCACGCCACTTGCTCCTGCGTAAACCCGAAGGAAGGCAACATTGACATAATGTCTGTAGGATAGGTTTTATTCCCCACACCAAAACCGATATCCTTTTACAGCTGGTAGGTATTTGCGTCTTCGCGAGGTTGGTTGTTGTTTAAGAAAGTTTCACAGCAATCCGAGTCGGTGTTATCCACTTCTGATGTGCACCGGAGTTTTGGATGTTGATTGTTGGGACAATTTGTTCCTGTTCAAGTTATGTCAGGCTTAAAGAGCGCTACGCGGCCCGCTGATTGGTTCTCCGTCCGCCCTATACCCTGGCAGCAGAGCAGAACAAAGTTTGCAGCTCCGTTTCCTCCCTAGAGGACGTCAGGGCTGAAACTGGACCCCCTTCTCCAGTATTacctgagggag carries:
- the LOC135248831 gene encoding homeobox protein six1b; translation: MSMLPSFGFTQEQVACVCEVLQQGGNLERLGRFLWSLPACDHLHKNESVLKAKAVVAFHRGNFRELYKILESHQFSPHNHPKLQQLWLKAHYVEAEKLRGRPLGAVGKYRVRRKFPLPRTIWDGEETSYCFKEKSRGVLREWYTHNPYPSPREKRELAEATGLTTTQVSNWFKNRRQRDRAAEAKERENSENNNSGNNKQNQLSPLDGGKSLMSSSDDEFSPPQSPDQNSVLLLQGNMTHPGGSSYPLAGLSATQSVHSIQGHPHQLQDSLLGPLTSSLVDLGS